In Primulina eburnea isolate SZY01 chromosome 3, ASM2296580v1, whole genome shotgun sequence, one DNA window encodes the following:
- the LOC140826377 gene encoding uncharacterized protein, which translates to MKDYEIEEKKQAAADVLFQYSKFVMACIGHQVRPCDLRLHLMKEISGVPVSLKRSPSRAGEMIRESSSSGSSKLDKSDSYKAL; encoded by the exons ATGAAAGATTACGAG ATCGAAGAAAAAAAGCAAGCTGCTGCTGACGTGTTATTTCAGTACTCAAAATTTGTAATGGCGTGTATCGGGCATCAGGTTCGACCGTGTGACTTGAGGTTACACCTAATGAAG GAAATTTCCGGGGTGCCGGTTTCTTTGAAAAGGTCACCGTCCCGAGCAGGTGAGATGATCAGAGAATCTTCAAGCTCAGGCTCTTCGAAACTTGATAAATCTGACAGTTATAAAGCACTCTAA
- the LOC140826375 gene encoding probable prolyl 4-hydroxylase 10: MAVKGRQQHSRAPRKPGSSSTLVLSFLIILSLFIVILLSLGILSIPGSTKGSPKAHDLSSIAHNSRHSGDEDEDNKDQWVEVISWEPRAFVYHNFLSKEECDYLISIAEPHMLKSSVVDSETGKSKDSRVRTSSGTFLTRGRDKIVRDIEKRIADFSFIPVEHGEGLQILHYEVGQKYEPHYDYFMDEFNTKNGGQRIATVLMYLSDVEEGGETVFPAAKGNVSSVPWWNELSECAKGGLSVKPRRGDALLFWSMTPDGTLDPSSLHGGCPVIKGNKWSSTKWMRVHEYKV, from the exons ATGGCGGTGAAGGGGCGGCAGCAGCACTCTCGGGCGCCTCGTAAACCGGGGTCGTCTTCAACTCTGGTGCTCTCGTTCTTGATAATCTTGTCATTGTTTATTGTAATTCTGTTATCTCTCGGAATTCTCTCGATTCCCGGCAGTACGAAGGGCTCTCCGAAAGCGCATGATCTCAGCTCCATAGCTCACAATTCTCGTCACTC AGGTGATGAAGATGAGGATAACAAAGATCAGTGGGTTGAAGTTATTTCTTGGGAGCCCAGAGCCTTTGTTTACCATAACTTTTTG TCGAAAGAGGAATGTGATTATCTAATCAGCATCGCCGAGCCCCACATGCTAAAGTCCTCTGTTGTCGATAGTGAGACTGGAAAAAGTAAAGATAGCAG AGTGCGTACTAGTTCTGGAACATTTCTTACTAGAGGAAGAGATAAAATTGTTAGGGACATTGAGAAAAGAATTGCAGATTTCTCCTTCATACCTGTAG AGCATGGTGAGGGCCTTCAAATCCTTCATTACGAAGTAGGGCAAAAGTATGAGCCACATTATGACTATTTTATGGATGAATTCAACACTAAGAATGGTGGTCAGCGCATTGCTACGGTTCTCATGTACCT ATCAGATGTAGAAGAAGGAGGTGAAACAGTATTTCCGGCTGCGAAAGGAAATGTTAGTTCTGTGCCTTGGTGGAATGAGCTCTCTGAATGTGCAAAGGGAGGACTCTCTGTTAAACCAAGAAGGGGTGATGCACTTCTTTTCTGGAGCATGACTCCCGACGGAACTTTAGACCCATCAAGTTTGCATG GTGGCTGTCCTGTCATTAAAGGAAACAAATGGTCGTCTACGAAATGGATGCGAGTGCATGAGTACAAAGTGTAA
- the LOC140826373 gene encoding plant UBX domain-containing protein 11 isoform X4: MEQFLSSLAFKGTIAEAITEAKLQKKLFVVYIAGDKPESKLLETSTWSNPTVSETLTKYCVFLHISEGSSEASYFSAIYPQNNTPCITVIGYNGTRLWQKEGFVSADVLSTSLEKAWLSLHLQETTAAFLTATLASRISGSCSSEPQTTGASSEQQTTGAYGSLPPINDLSLPLDAELPKISEARAKRNSHDDVCEEPDSKMDGVTIQASHGNILTNHQTDEPKPTIETENVYLNPEGIGQGEPEVVCPVPEKNLDFGGLCSGSGNEISQDFPNETIDVPQVKRPETAEVDKVDAFDYPGVKSNNVFFNIRLSDGSLQANFSVMDTLRVVHQYINDNQTSKLGSFDLAIPYPRHVFSDQDLDCTLSALGLFNRQTLIVVPRNQTNTNYRERSSLQSSTNSSSSESNEGYWASVKRILSYVNPFSYLSGGAASQSPREELPGGSWQYNPKSSFQNNARGSSSSSTVYSSDKNTSESGENSNSRSRQKTYAFGANIHTLKRDEDDDNDKNIYWNGNSAQFGGSDDDGR, from the exons GTGACAAACCCGAGTCAAAACTTTTAGAAACATCCACATGGAGTAATCCAACT GTTTCAGAGACTTTGACAAAGTACTGCGTTTTCTTACATATCTCGGAGGGAAGCTCCGAAGCTTCTTACTTTTCAGCTATAT ATCCGCAGAATAATACACCCTGTATAACTGTCATTGGATACAATGGGACACGACTTTGGCAAAAAG aaGGCTTTGTTTCTGCTGACGTTCTCTCCACCAGTCTCGAGAAGGCATGGTTAAGTCTTCATCTTCAG GAGACAACAGCAGCTTTTTTGACTGCCACACTTGCTTCCAGGATTTCAGGTAGCTGTTCATCTGAACCACAGACTACGGGGGCATCATCTGAGCAGCAGACTACAGGGGCCTATGGATCATTGCCACCAATAAATGATCTTAGTTTACCTCTGGATGCTGAACTGCCAAAAATTTCAGAGGCAAGAGCGAAAAGGAATAGCCATGACGATGTGTGTGAG GAGCCAGATTCCAAAATGGATGGTGTGACCATTCAAGCATCTCATGGTAATATATTGACCAATCATCAAACCGATGAGCCTAAACCCACCATTGAAACCGAAAATGTTTATCTAAATCCTGAAGGGATCGGTCAAGGTGAACCTGAAGTTGTATGCCCTGTCccagaaaaaaatttagactttggtgGACTTTGTTCTGGTAGTGGAAATGAAATCTCTCAAGATTTTCCCAATGAAACAATTGATGTGCCACAGGTGAAAAGACCAGAAACCGCAGAGGTGGACAAAGTCGATGCTTTTGATTACCCTGGCGTAaaatcaaataatgtttttttcaATATCAGACTGTCAGATGGTAGCTTGCAAGCCAACTTCTCTGTGATGGACACGTTAAGAGTTGTCCATCAGTATATAAATGACAATCAAACAAGCAAATTAGGCTCTTTCGATTTAGCAATTCCTTACCCTCGCCATGTTTTCAGCGACCAAG ATTTGGACTGCACATTATCAGCATTGGGCCTCTTCAATAGACAAACATTGATAGTGGTTCCACGTAACCAAACTAATACGAATTACCGAGAAAGATCATCTCTGCAGTCTTCTACAAACAGTTCTTCAAGCGAAAGTAATGAAGGGTACTGGGCATCTGTGAAAAGAATTTTATCTTATGTGAATCCTTTTTcttatttgagtggtggtgctGCCTCACAAAGTCCTCGCGAGGAACTCCCTGGTGGCTCATGGCAATACA ATCCAAAATCTTCGTTTCAAAATAATGCAAGGGGTTCAAGCTCTTCTTCGACCGTATACTCGTCAGATAAAAATACATCTGAAAGTGGCGAAAATAGCAATAGCAGGAGCAGACAGAAAACTTATGCTTTTGGGGCCAACATCCACACTTTGAAACGCGATGAAGATGATGACAATGACAAAAACATTTATTGGAATGGAAATTCTGCACAATTTGGAGGGTCTGATGATGATGGAAGGTAA
- the LOC140826376 gene encoding protein MID1-COMPLEMENTING ACTIVITY 1-like: MSSWEHFGEIANIAQLVGIDAVRLIGMIVKAANTARMHKKNCRQFAQHLKLIGNLLESLKISEMKKYPETREPLEHLEDALRRSYILVNSCQDRSYFYLLAMGWNIVYQFRKAQTEIDLYLKLIPLITLVDNARVRERMEMIEKDQHEYTLDDEDRKVQDVIMKREPSQHDTTVLKKSLSCSYPNMPFNEAIRKENEKLQLELQHSQATLDVGQCEVIQHLLDVTEAVAVMPVKESKVEHVYLGDNSDKGKYDKSDSKSEKQAASRNTSSVSSTRDLLSFKGSHNDWHSDLLGCCSEPLLCIKTLLFPCGTISRIASAAGNRHISSAEVCNDLMAYSLILSCCCYTCCIRRKLRIMLNIAGGMFDDFISHLMCCCCALVQEWREVEIREVEGTHTAKTRPPPVQYIEY; the protein is encoded by the exons ATGTCGTCTTGGGAACATTTTGGGGAGATAGCAAATATAGCACAACTGGTTGGAATAGATGCGGTGAGGCTAATAGGAATGATAGTGAAGGCTGCGAACACGGCTCGAATGCACAAGAAAAACTGCCGGCAGTTCGCGCAGCATTTGAAACTTATTGGGAATTTGTTGGAATCACTAAAGATTTCGGAGATGAAAAAGTATCCCGAGACTCGGGAGCCATTGGAGCATCTCGAGGATGCACTGAGGAGGTCATACATTTTAGTGAACAGTTGCCAAGATCGAAGCTATTTCTATCTGCTGGCTATGGGATGGAACATTGTTTATCAGTTCAGGAAGGCTCAGACCGAAATTGATCTTTATCTGAAGCTCATACCTCTCATTACCCTTGTTGATAATGCTCGTGTTCGG GAACGAATGGAAATGATTGAAAAGGATCAGCATGAATATACGCTGGATGATGAAGACAGGAAGGTGCAAGATGTGATAATGAAACGTGAGCCATCACAGCACGACACTACGGTGTTGAAGAAAAGTCTTTCATGTTCTTATCCAAATATGCCTTTTAACGAAGCCATACGAAAGGAGAATGAGAAACTTCAATTAGAATTGCAACATTCACAAGCTACTTTGGACGTCGGTCAGTGTGAAGTGATTCAGCATCTGCTTGATGTTACAGAAGCTGTCGCAGTAATGCCTGTGAAAGAATCCAAGGTCGAACACGTTTATTTAGGTGATAATAGTGATAAAGGGAAATATGATAAAAGCGACTCAAAGAGTGAAAAACAGGCTGCTTCAAG GAACACGTCTTCAGTTTCCTCTACACGTGATTTGTTGTCATTTAAAGGCTCCCACAATGACTGGCATTCAGATTTGCTCGGCTGTTGTTCAGAACCTCTTCTGT GCATAAAAACTTTATTATTCCCCTGTGGCACGATTTCAAGAATTGCTTCGGCGGCTGGTAACAGGCACATCT CTTCAGCTGAAGTCTGTAATGACTTGATGGCTTATTCGTTGATACTGTCCTGCTGCTGCTATACTTGTTGCATCAGAAGGAAGCTTCGAATAATGCTAAACATTGCG GGAGGGATGTTTGACGATTTCATTTCCCACTTGATGTGTTGCTGTTGTGCTCTGGTACAAGAATGGCGCGAAGTGGAGATTCGTGAAGTTGAAG GTACTCACACGGCGAAAACACGCCCACCACCCGTGCAATACATCGAGTATTGA
- the LOC140826373 gene encoding plant UBX domain-containing protein 11 isoform X2 — protein MHDNSFHFSFQMEQFLSSLAFKGTIAEAITEAKLQKKLFVVYIAGDKPESKLLETSTWSNPTVSETLTKYCVFLHISEGSSEASYFSAIYPQNNTPCITVIGYNGTRLWQKGFVSADVLSTSLEKAWLSLHLQETTAAFLTATLASRISGSCSSEPQTTGASSEQQTTGAYGSLPPINDLSLPLDAELPKISEARAKRNSHDDVCEEPDSKMDGVTIQASHGNILTNHQTDEPKPTIETENVYLNPEGIGQGEPEVVCPVPEKNLDFGGLCSGSGNEISQDFPNETIDVPQVKRPETAEVDKVDAFDYPGVKSNNVFFNIRLSDGSLQANFSVMDTLRVVHQYINDNQTSKLGSFDLAIPYPRHVFSDQDLDCTLSALGLFNRQTLIVVPRNQTNTNYRERSSLQSSTNSSSSESNEGYWASVKRILSYVNPFSYLSGGAASQSPREELPGGSWQYNPKSSFQNNARGSSSSSTVYSSDKNTSESGENSNSRSRQKTYAFGANIHTLKRDEDDDNDKNIYWNGNSAQFGGSDDDGR, from the exons GTGACAAACCCGAGTCAAAACTTTTAGAAACATCCACATGGAGTAATCCAACT GTTTCAGAGACTTTGACAAAGTACTGCGTTTTCTTACATATCTCGGAGGGAAGCTCCGAAGCTTCTTACTTTTCAGCTATAT ATCCGCAGAATAATACACCCTGTATAACTGTCATTGGATACAATGGGACACGACTTTGGCAAAAAG GCTTTGTTTCTGCTGACGTTCTCTCCACCAGTCTCGAGAAGGCATGGTTAAGTCTTCATCTTCAG GAGACAACAGCAGCTTTTTTGACTGCCACACTTGCTTCCAGGATTTCAGGTAGCTGTTCATCTGAACCACAGACTACGGGGGCATCATCTGAGCAGCAGACTACAGGGGCCTATGGATCATTGCCACCAATAAATGATCTTAGTTTACCTCTGGATGCTGAACTGCCAAAAATTTCAGAGGCAAGAGCGAAAAGGAATAGCCATGACGATGTGTGTGAG GAGCCAGATTCCAAAATGGATGGTGTGACCATTCAAGCATCTCATGGTAATATATTGACCAATCATCAAACCGATGAGCCTAAACCCACCATTGAAACCGAAAATGTTTATCTAAATCCTGAAGGGATCGGTCAAGGTGAACCTGAAGTTGTATGCCCTGTCccagaaaaaaatttagactttggtgGACTTTGTTCTGGTAGTGGAAATGAAATCTCTCAAGATTTTCCCAATGAAACAATTGATGTGCCACAGGTGAAAAGACCAGAAACCGCAGAGGTGGACAAAGTCGATGCTTTTGATTACCCTGGCGTAaaatcaaataatgtttttttcaATATCAGACTGTCAGATGGTAGCTTGCAAGCCAACTTCTCTGTGATGGACACGTTAAGAGTTGTCCATCAGTATATAAATGACAATCAAACAAGCAAATTAGGCTCTTTCGATTTAGCAATTCCTTACCCTCGCCATGTTTTCAGCGACCAAG ATTTGGACTGCACATTATCAGCATTGGGCCTCTTCAATAGACAAACATTGATAGTGGTTCCACGTAACCAAACTAATACGAATTACCGAGAAAGATCATCTCTGCAGTCTTCTACAAACAGTTCTTCAAGCGAAAGTAATGAAGGGTACTGGGCATCTGTGAAAAGAATTTTATCTTATGTGAATCCTTTTTcttatttgagtggtggtgctGCCTCACAAAGTCCTCGCGAGGAACTCCCTGGTGGCTCATGGCAATACA ATCCAAAATCTTCGTTTCAAAATAATGCAAGGGGTTCAAGCTCTTCTTCGACCGTATACTCGTCAGATAAAAATACATCTGAAAGTGGCGAAAATAGCAATAGCAGGAGCAGACAGAAAACTTATGCTTTTGGGGCCAACATCCACACTTTGAAACGCGATGAAGATGATGACAATGACAAAAACATTTATTGGAATGGAAATTCTGCACAATTTGGAGGGTCTGATGATGATGGAAGGTAA
- the LOC140826373 gene encoding plant UBX domain-containing protein 11 isoform X3, producing the protein MHDNSFHMEQFLSSLAFKGTIAEAITEAKLQKKLFVVYIAGDKPESKLLETSTWSNPTVSETLTKYCVFLHISEGSSEASYFSAIYPQNNTPCITVIGYNGTRLWQKEGFVSADVLSTSLEKAWLSLHLQETTAAFLTATLASRISGSCSSEPQTTGASSEQQTTGAYGSLPPINDLSLPLDAELPKISEARAKRNSHDDVCEEPDSKMDGVTIQASHGNILTNHQTDEPKPTIETENVYLNPEGIGQGEPEVVCPVPEKNLDFGGLCSGSGNEISQDFPNETIDVPQVKRPETAEVDKVDAFDYPGVKSNNVFFNIRLSDGSLQANFSVMDTLRVVHQYINDNQTSKLGSFDLAIPYPRHVFSDQDLDCTLSALGLFNRQTLIVVPRNQTNTNYRERSSLQSSTNSSSSESNEGYWASVKRILSYVNPFSYLSGGAASQSPREELPGGSWQYNPKSSFQNNARGSSSSSTVYSSDKNTSESGENSNSRSRQKTYAFGANIHTLKRDEDDDNDKNIYWNGNSAQFGGSDDDGR; encoded by the exons GTGACAAACCCGAGTCAAAACTTTTAGAAACATCCACATGGAGTAATCCAACT GTTTCAGAGACTTTGACAAAGTACTGCGTTTTCTTACATATCTCGGAGGGAAGCTCCGAAGCTTCTTACTTTTCAGCTATAT ATCCGCAGAATAATACACCCTGTATAACTGTCATTGGATACAATGGGACACGACTTTGGCAAAAAG aaGGCTTTGTTTCTGCTGACGTTCTCTCCACCAGTCTCGAGAAGGCATGGTTAAGTCTTCATCTTCAG GAGACAACAGCAGCTTTTTTGACTGCCACACTTGCTTCCAGGATTTCAGGTAGCTGTTCATCTGAACCACAGACTACGGGGGCATCATCTGAGCAGCAGACTACAGGGGCCTATGGATCATTGCCACCAATAAATGATCTTAGTTTACCTCTGGATGCTGAACTGCCAAAAATTTCAGAGGCAAGAGCGAAAAGGAATAGCCATGACGATGTGTGTGAG GAGCCAGATTCCAAAATGGATGGTGTGACCATTCAAGCATCTCATGGTAATATATTGACCAATCATCAAACCGATGAGCCTAAACCCACCATTGAAACCGAAAATGTTTATCTAAATCCTGAAGGGATCGGTCAAGGTGAACCTGAAGTTGTATGCCCTGTCccagaaaaaaatttagactttggtgGACTTTGTTCTGGTAGTGGAAATGAAATCTCTCAAGATTTTCCCAATGAAACAATTGATGTGCCACAGGTGAAAAGACCAGAAACCGCAGAGGTGGACAAAGTCGATGCTTTTGATTACCCTGGCGTAaaatcaaataatgtttttttcaATATCAGACTGTCAGATGGTAGCTTGCAAGCCAACTTCTCTGTGATGGACACGTTAAGAGTTGTCCATCAGTATATAAATGACAATCAAACAAGCAAATTAGGCTCTTTCGATTTAGCAATTCCTTACCCTCGCCATGTTTTCAGCGACCAAG ATTTGGACTGCACATTATCAGCATTGGGCCTCTTCAATAGACAAACATTGATAGTGGTTCCACGTAACCAAACTAATACGAATTACCGAGAAAGATCATCTCTGCAGTCTTCTACAAACAGTTCTTCAAGCGAAAGTAATGAAGGGTACTGGGCATCTGTGAAAAGAATTTTATCTTATGTGAATCCTTTTTcttatttgagtggtggtgctGCCTCACAAAGTCCTCGCGAGGAACTCCCTGGTGGCTCATGGCAATACA ATCCAAAATCTTCGTTTCAAAATAATGCAAGGGGTTCAAGCTCTTCTTCGACCGTATACTCGTCAGATAAAAATACATCTGAAAGTGGCGAAAATAGCAATAGCAGGAGCAGACAGAAAACTTATGCTTTTGGGGCCAACATCCACACTTTGAAACGCGATGAAGATGATGACAATGACAAAAACATTTATTGGAATGGAAATTCTGCACAATTTGGAGGGTCTGATGATGATGGAAGGTAA
- the LOC140826373 gene encoding plant UBX domain-containing protein 11 isoform X1 — translation MHDNSFHFSFQMEQFLSSLAFKGTIAEAITEAKLQKKLFVVYIAGDKPESKLLETSTWSNPTVSETLTKYCVFLHISEGSSEASYFSAIYPQNNTPCITVIGYNGTRLWQKEGFVSADVLSTSLEKAWLSLHLQETTAAFLTATLASRISGSCSSEPQTTGASSEQQTTGAYGSLPPINDLSLPLDAELPKISEARAKRNSHDDVCEEPDSKMDGVTIQASHGNILTNHQTDEPKPTIETENVYLNPEGIGQGEPEVVCPVPEKNLDFGGLCSGSGNEISQDFPNETIDVPQVKRPETAEVDKVDAFDYPGVKSNNVFFNIRLSDGSLQANFSVMDTLRVVHQYINDNQTSKLGSFDLAIPYPRHVFSDQDLDCTLSALGLFNRQTLIVVPRNQTNTNYRERSSLQSSTNSSSSESNEGYWASVKRILSYVNPFSYLSGGAASQSPREELPGGSWQYNPKSSFQNNARGSSSSSTVYSSDKNTSESGENSNSRSRQKTYAFGANIHTLKRDEDDDNDKNIYWNGNSAQFGGSDDDGR, via the exons GTGACAAACCCGAGTCAAAACTTTTAGAAACATCCACATGGAGTAATCCAACT GTTTCAGAGACTTTGACAAAGTACTGCGTTTTCTTACATATCTCGGAGGGAAGCTCCGAAGCTTCTTACTTTTCAGCTATAT ATCCGCAGAATAATACACCCTGTATAACTGTCATTGGATACAATGGGACACGACTTTGGCAAAAAG aaGGCTTTGTTTCTGCTGACGTTCTCTCCACCAGTCTCGAGAAGGCATGGTTAAGTCTTCATCTTCAG GAGACAACAGCAGCTTTTTTGACTGCCACACTTGCTTCCAGGATTTCAGGTAGCTGTTCATCTGAACCACAGACTACGGGGGCATCATCTGAGCAGCAGACTACAGGGGCCTATGGATCATTGCCACCAATAAATGATCTTAGTTTACCTCTGGATGCTGAACTGCCAAAAATTTCAGAGGCAAGAGCGAAAAGGAATAGCCATGACGATGTGTGTGAG GAGCCAGATTCCAAAATGGATGGTGTGACCATTCAAGCATCTCATGGTAATATATTGACCAATCATCAAACCGATGAGCCTAAACCCACCATTGAAACCGAAAATGTTTATCTAAATCCTGAAGGGATCGGTCAAGGTGAACCTGAAGTTGTATGCCCTGTCccagaaaaaaatttagactttggtgGACTTTGTTCTGGTAGTGGAAATGAAATCTCTCAAGATTTTCCCAATGAAACAATTGATGTGCCACAGGTGAAAAGACCAGAAACCGCAGAGGTGGACAAAGTCGATGCTTTTGATTACCCTGGCGTAaaatcaaataatgtttttttcaATATCAGACTGTCAGATGGTAGCTTGCAAGCCAACTTCTCTGTGATGGACACGTTAAGAGTTGTCCATCAGTATATAAATGACAATCAAACAAGCAAATTAGGCTCTTTCGATTTAGCAATTCCTTACCCTCGCCATGTTTTCAGCGACCAAG ATTTGGACTGCACATTATCAGCATTGGGCCTCTTCAATAGACAAACATTGATAGTGGTTCCACGTAACCAAACTAATACGAATTACCGAGAAAGATCATCTCTGCAGTCTTCTACAAACAGTTCTTCAAGCGAAAGTAATGAAGGGTACTGGGCATCTGTGAAAAGAATTTTATCTTATGTGAATCCTTTTTcttatttgagtggtggtgctGCCTCACAAAGTCCTCGCGAGGAACTCCCTGGTGGCTCATGGCAATACA ATCCAAAATCTTCGTTTCAAAATAATGCAAGGGGTTCAAGCTCTTCTTCGACCGTATACTCGTCAGATAAAAATACATCTGAAAGTGGCGAAAATAGCAATAGCAGGAGCAGACAGAAAACTTATGCTTTTGGGGCCAACATCCACACTTTGAAACGCGATGAAGATGATGACAATGACAAAAACATTTATTGGAATGGAAATTCTGCACAATTTGGAGGGTCTGATGATGATGGAAGGTAA